The genome window ACCATCCAGGCGTGGACCAAGGCGCACATGAACAACCGCGCGGGCATCTGCGTCCCGGAGACCATGCGCTTCAACGGCGTCGGCTACGAGTACGAAACCTGGCTGTCCTCCACACCCGTGCTGTGCGACTCCTCCACGGGCGCCTACTACAACGCCCGTACGATCACCACCGGGGCCGAGGTCGGCCTGTGGGTGTGGCAGCAGTACCTGATGACCGGTGACAAGTCCTTCCTGAGCACCGACTACCCGCTGATGGCCGAGGCCGCCCGGTTCCTGCTCGCGTACTCGACCACCGGCTCGGACGGCTATTTGCACACCTACCCGTCCAACGCCCATGAGACCCAGTGGGACGTCCACGACCCCACCACCGACATCGCGGCCATGCAGGCCCTGTTCCCCGCCACCGTGCAGGCGGCACAGACCCTCGGACAGGACGCCGACCTCGTCACCCAGCTGAACGCCGCGATCCCCAAGATCCGGCCGTTCGCCCGCACCGACGCCTCGACGCAGTCGCAGTTGCTCTCCCCCTCCGACGACGCGGTCGGCAACGACGTCATCGCCGCCTCCTACGACCCGACCGCCGCCAAGCACAACACCGAGAACATCGGCCTGGAGCCGGTGTGGCCCTACAACCTGATCGGCGACTCGGCCGGCATGTCCGACTTGGCCAAGCGCACATACACCAACCGCCCGAACAAAATGGTCAACGACTGGAGCAACGACCCGATCCAGGCCGCCCGACTCGGTCTGGGCAGTGAGGTCGCGAGCACGCTGACCGGTCTGACGGAGAAGTACCAGACGCTGCCCTCCGGTCTGGCGACCTTCTCGGGCAGCGAACCCTATGCCGAACAGCAGGGCGTGGCGTCGGCCGCGCTCGGTGAGGCGCTGGTGCAGGACTACGACGGGCTGTTGCGCATCGCCCCCGCGCTGCCGTCCGGCTGGGACGCGGACGGCACGGTGTTCATCCAGGGCGGCCACAAGGTCTCCGTCCAGGTCCACGGAGGCACGATCACCACGGTCGGCATCAACGCCGGCTCCACCGGCACCGTCAAAGTCCGCAACCCCTGGCCGGGCCGGCAGGTCGAGGTCGTCGACGGCAGTGACGAGAGCACCGTGGTGGTGGCCCCGACCACCGACTCACAGTTCTCGGTCCCGGTCACGAACGGCCACTCCTACCTGATCCAGCAGCCGTCCGACCCCGTCAGCGCGCGCACCGTCGCCTCGGTGACCGGCACCCCGGCGGAGCAGGTGCGCACGCTCGGCTCGGTGTCGATCGGCCTGCCCGCCACGAGCAAACTGGTCAGCGTTGCTTCGGGCCGCTGCCTGGACGACCCGGGCGGCAGCACCACGGCCGGCACCCGGGTCGACATCTACGACTGCGGCACCGGGGCGAACCAGCAGTGGACCTACACCTCGGGCAAGGCACTGACCACCGAAGGGCTGTGCCTGGACGCCAGCGGCGGCGGAACGACACCGGGCACAAAGGTCATCCTGTGGACCTGCAAGGACAGCGCCAACCAGCAGTGGACGCCCCAACCGGACGGCACCATCCGTGGCGTCCAGTCAGGTCTGTGCCTGGACGTGACCAACGGTGCCACCGCCAACGGCACACTTATGGAGCTGTGGACCTGCACTGCCTCCGCCAACCAGCGCTGGACGACGAGCTGAACCACATGAGCTGACGAGCCGCCCGAGGGCCGGCGCCGCCAACCAGCCTGCGGGGTCGGCCCTCTGCCGCACGGGGCGATGGGGCGGGCCGGGTGCGTGCTGGACACCGCCGCCGTATTGACTGCCTCCGTCAGGTGCGGGCGGGGCGGGGATCGGCGACAAGGGCGAGGGCGGCTTGCCGGAAGGAGTCGGCTGCTTTCTTCGGGTCGCCCAGGTAACCGCCCACCATCGCCCCGTCGCGCAGGGCGACCAGGGTGTCGGCAGTATGCTCCGGCACCGGGTGGTCACCGAGGCGGAGGATTTCGGCGATGGCCTCCCGGAACCAACTGCGGTGCTCGAGCACGGCCTGATGGACGGGGCTCTGTTTGTCCGGATACTCGGCTGCGGCGTTGATGAAGGGGCAGCCACGGAATCCCGGGCCGCATATCTCCGCGCCGATACCCCCGAGCATCAAGTTCAGGGCATCCGCCGCGGTGGCTGCCTCGGCCGTGACCTCCGCCACGCGGCCGCGGATGCGCTGATCCTCGGCCTGCAGGTACGCACGGACCAGGTCTTCCTTGCTGGGGAAGTGGCGGTAGAAGGTGGCTCGCGTTACCTGGGCCTCCTCCACGACCCGGTCCACACCTACGGAGCGGATCCCCTCTGTGTAGAACAGCCGGGCGGCAGTGGCGAGCAGCCGCTCGCGTGGGACGGACCGTGGGGTCGTCTTCCGGTGGTTGCTCTCGGCTGGCACGTTCATATCCTACCGGCCACCTTTCCGGGGCGATCATGTTACGGCGGCGCACCGAGCGACGGCGCCCCGGCCTTCGGAAGGGCGGACTTGCCGCCCGTTCCTGGGAGACCGAGGAAGCGCGGGATCAGCGGCCGACGCTGTGGGCGGCGTTCAGAATCACCTTCGAGACGGCGTTCGGATTGGTGAGCAGGACGTCGTGGGGAGCGTTGACGCCGCTGGTGTGGGCGTGCGCCCGAGCGGCCATGTAACGCTGCGCGGCCGACGGGATCACGTGGTCGTCGTTCGCCACCAGGTACCACGACGGCGTGGTCCGCCATGCCGGAGTCCCGGAGGGCTCGCTCAGCGCCTCGGCGGTGACTGGGCGCTGGGCGGCGGCGAGCACCGCCGCCTCGCCGGCGCTGACCCGGTCGCTGAGGAAGACGTCCCGGAACTTGTCAGGCTTCAGGTACAGGTCGACCTGCGTCGTGCCGCCCTCGGTGTAGGGCACGGCGTTCAGAGCGGTGGGGACCGGCGCCTTGGGGTCGTCCGTGATGCGGGTGCCCGGGAACTTCGTCACCAGCTGGAAGGCGGTCTCGCCCTTGGCGGGTGCGAGGGCGGCGATGTAGACCAGGGCCCGGACATCGGAGTTGCCCGCGGCAGCCTCCGAGATCACGGATCCGCCGTAGGAGTGGCCGACCAGGACGATGGGGCCGCTGATGGTCTTCAGGTAGGCGGCGAGGTAGTTCGCATCGCCCGAGAGGCTGCGCAGCGGGTTGGCGGGGGCGACCACCCGGTAGCCGTCGTGCTGAAGCTGCTTGGTGACGGAGCTCCAGCTGGAGGAGTCCGCCAGCGCGCCATGGACCAGGACCACGGTCGGCTTCTGGTGCTGCACGGCGGGGGACGACGCCTGGGCGGACTGGACGAGGGCCGCAGCGGTGGCGAGGCCGGCCACGGCGGTCACGGCGGCTATGGACAAGGATCGACGATGCATGGCTCTGCTTTGCTCTGGGGGAGGAGGGACATGGTGAGTGGGTGCCGCCCGAGGGCGAGCGCCGGCCTAGCGTCGGGTCAGGGACTGGTCGGCGGCCCATGCGAGAGCGAAGTCGGCGACTTCCTCCCACCCGCTCTGGCCGACGATGAAGTGCGAGCGGCCGGGGAACTCCCGGTAGTCGGTGGTCGCCGAGGACTTGCGGTAGAGGCGAACGTTGGCCTCGTTGACCTTCGGCGGCACGATGTGGTCGGAGCCGCCCGCGATGAACAGCAGCGGTGCGCGGTCCGGATTGCGGGGATCGAGGCGCGTGGCCGCGTTGGGATTGAAGTTCGCGAAGGCGCCCTGGAACAGCACCCGCGCCGA of Streptomyces cynarae contains these proteins:
- a CDS encoding TetR/AcrR family transcriptional regulator, giving the protein MNVPAESNHRKTTPRSVPRERLLATAARLFYTEGIRSVGVDRVVEEAQVTRATFYRHFPSKEDLVRAYLQAEDQRIRGRVAEVTAEAATAADALNLMLGGIGAEICGPGFRGCPFINAAAEYPDKQSPVHQAVLEHRSWFREAIAEILRLGDHPVPEHTADTLVALRDGAMVGGYLGDPKKAADSFRQAALALVADPRPART
- a CDS encoding RICIN domain-containing protein, with protein sequence MAVLRRSTAPGAAGVLALAAALIIAPPGPAAHAVTATTAWQSGQFNLDTPNLVRRSNVVLGRPNGGQSQFMPLGNGTLGAAVWAAGGFTAQLNRSDTLPDRKSPGWLTIPGLAKLTSAPDYTAHLDLYDGTFTESGAGMTATVYVRADKDELVVDVAGADPSSAQTAQLALWSGRSPQAQASGSTATLGETWTDSTEPGHTGNTYGSLGAITAGGRNVSASVVDSKTVKVSFTPNSDGSFRVVAAAPHWAGGDAQATASSLLGTDAGASSSTLESAHLSWWHSFWNRIGLIKFSSSDGSADYLESLRTLDLYDAAAESRDTYPGSQAGVADLFSPYQDTHKWDPAAYWQWNLRMQVQANLSAGAFDLNAPYFRLYHDNLATIQAWTKAHMNNRAGICVPETMRFNGVGYEYETWLSSTPVLCDSSTGAYYNARTITTGAEVGLWVWQQYLMTGDKSFLSTDYPLMAEAARFLLAYSTTGSDGYLHTYPSNAHETQWDVHDPTTDIAAMQALFPATVQAAQTLGQDADLVTQLNAAIPKIRPFARTDASTQSQLLSPSDDAVGNDVIAASYDPTAAKHNTENIGLEPVWPYNLIGDSAGMSDLAKRTYTNRPNKMVNDWSNDPIQAARLGLGSEVASTLTGLTEKYQTLPSGLATFSGSEPYAEQQGVASAALGEALVQDYDGLLRIAPALPSGWDADGTVFIQGGHKVSVQVHGGTITTVGINAGSTGTVKVRNPWPGRQVEVVDGSDESTVVVAPTTDSQFSVPVTNGHSYLIQQPSDPVSARTVASVTGTPAEQVRTLGSVSIGLPATSKLVSVASGRCLDDPGGSTTAGTRVDIYDCGTGANQQWTYTSGKALTTEGLCLDASGGGTTPGTKVILWTCKDSANQQWTPQPDGTIRGVQSGLCLDVTNGATANGTLMELWTCTASANQRWTTS
- a CDS encoding alpha/beta fold hydrolase, whose amino-acid sequence is MSIAAVTAVAGLATAAALVQSAQASSPAVQHQKPTVVLVHGALADSSSWSSVTKQLQHDGYRVVAPANPLRSLSGDANYLAAYLKTISGPIVLVGHSYGGSVISEAAAGNSDVRALVYIAALAPAKGETAFQLVTKFPGTRITDDPKAPVPTALNAVPYTEGGTTQVDLYLKPDKFRDVFLSDRVSAGEAAVLAAAQRPVTAEALSEPSGTPAWRTTPSWYLVANDDHVIPSAAQRYMAARAHAHTSGVNAPHDVLLTNPNAVSKVILNAAHSVGR